Proteins from a genomic interval of Pseudoalteromonas aliena SW19:
- a CDS encoding TonB-dependent receptor, which translates to MKAMKRSTLATLINATLFSAVAGTSFSSLAAQETAKKSNQLEVIQVTARKRVENAQEVPVAVSALQGDNLDAYSSAGMDIRFLNAKIPSLSIESSFGRSFPRFYVRGLGNTDFDLNASQPVSLVVDEVVQENAILKGFPVFDVERVEVLRGPQGTLFGRNTPAGLVKFDTVKPSQEFDGYGSVSYGSRGAIDTSGAVGGALTDRLSARVSLLWQDKDDYIDNQAPGFEAKDEQGGYTEKAARVQFLYEGDDFTALLNYHTRDLDGSPIAFRANVIKPGTNELVDNFENDVVYQDAASRSTQQVESEGVSLKLEWELENHTITSISAWESAEIYSRGDIDGGYGGYSIDSVAVNMGPGFIPFSSESADGIPDHDQLTQELRLSSNFDGDLNYQVGVFYFDEELTIENFSYDTSSNGTLNGFVRQQQDTTAWAIFGSVDYTFTDDLKVTAGLRYSDDDKDFVADRTLSPIGGGALLVERDVSDDHVSWDLSANYKVNDDVNWYGRIANSFRAPSLQGRILFGDDVTTAESETVTSYETGIKSDVLDGQGRVNATVFYYTMDDQQLTAVGGGANFNRLVNADKTTGYGFELDTQWVLSDEFNASFNLSYNKTEIKDNGLAVAVCAQCKVTDPTFQVAGAFGPEDRAILNGNSLPHAPEWISNFTLRYTKELADGNFFASGDISYRSKINMFLYESVEFEGKELVETGLRTGYTWSEGDYEYEVAAFVRNLFDEQQVIGAVDFNNNTGIVNEERYVGAEFKVNFF; encoded by the coding sequence ATGAAAGCAATGAAAAGATCTACGTTAGCGACCCTAATCAATGCAACGTTGTTCTCTGCAGTAGCAGGTACTTCATTTTCTTCTTTAGCTGCGCAAGAAACAGCTAAAAAAAGTAATCAATTAGAAGTTATTCAAGTCACAGCTCGTAAACGTGTAGAAAACGCACAAGAAGTTCCTGTCGCAGTATCTGCACTGCAAGGTGATAATCTTGACGCCTACAGCTCAGCTGGTATGGATATTCGTTTTTTAAATGCAAAAATTCCAAGTTTATCTATTGAGTCTTCATTTGGTCGTTCATTCCCACGCTTTTATGTTCGTGGTTTAGGTAATACCGATTTTGATTTGAATGCATCACAACCTGTTTCTCTTGTAGTTGATGAAGTAGTTCAAGAAAATGCTATTTTAAAAGGTTTCCCTGTATTTGATGTTGAACGCGTAGAGGTTTTACGTGGACCACAAGGTACATTGTTTGGCCGTAATACACCGGCTGGTCTTGTTAAGTTTGATACAGTTAAACCAAGTCAAGAGTTTGATGGCTATGGCTCTGTTTCTTATGGAAGTCGTGGTGCTATAGATACAAGTGGTGCTGTTGGCGGTGCTTTAACAGATCGCTTATCTGCTCGCGTGTCTTTATTATGGCAAGACAAAGATGATTACATTGATAACCAAGCGCCAGGCTTTGAGGCTAAAGATGAGCAAGGTGGATACACTGAAAAAGCAGCGCGAGTTCAATTTTTATACGAAGGCGATGACTTCACTGCTTTATTAAACTATCACACACGTGATTTAGATGGTTCACCCATTGCCTTTCGTGCAAACGTAATTAAACCAGGTACTAACGAGTTAGTCGATAATTTTGAAAACGATGTTGTTTATCAAGATGCGGCATCACGCTCTACTCAACAAGTAGAGTCTGAAGGCGTAAGTTTAAAGCTTGAATGGGAACTTGAAAACCACACAATTACGTCAATTTCTGCTTGGGAAAGTGCTGAAATATACTCACGTGGTGATATCGATGGTGGTTATGGTGGTTACTCTATTGATAGTGTTGCCGTTAATATGGGACCTGGTTTCATCCCTTTCTCTTCAGAAAGTGCTGATGGTATTCCTGATCACGACCAGTTAACGCAAGAGCTACGTTTATCAAGTAATTTCGATGGCGACTTAAATTATCAAGTGGGTGTATTTTACTTTGATGAAGAACTAACAATTGAAAACTTTAGTTACGATACATCAAGTAATGGCACTTTAAATGGCTTTGTTCGCCAGCAACAAGATACAACTGCTTGGGCTATATTTGGTTCAGTAGATTATACTTTTACTGATGATTTAAAAGTAACAGCGGGTCTTCGTTACTCTGATGATGATAAAGATTTTGTAGCTGACCGTACACTTAGCCCAATTGGTGGTGGTGCTTTACTTGTAGAGCGTGATGTAAGTGATGACCACGTTAGCTGGGATTTATCTGCAAATTACAAAGTAAACGATGACGTTAACTGGTACGGCCGTATAGCAAACAGCTTCCGCGCACCGAGTTTACAAGGTCGAATTTTGTTTGGTGATGATGTAACAACAGCTGAATCAGAAACAGTAACGTCATACGAAACAGGTATTAAATCAGACGTTTTAGACGGTCAAGGCCGTGTTAATGCAACTGTTTTTTACTACACAATGGACGACCAACAACTTACTGCCGTTGGTGGTGGTGCTAACTTTAACCGTTTAGTGAATGCAGATAAAACGACGGGATATGGTTTTGAGTTAGATACTCAATGGGTATTAAGCGATGAATTCAATGCATCATTTAACTTAAGCTACAATAAAACAGAAATTAAAGATAACGGTTTAGCTGTAGCCGTTTGTGCTCAATGTAAAGTTACAGACCCAACTTTCCAAGTCGCAGGTGCATTTGGACCTGAAGATCGCGCAATCCTTAATGGTAACAGCTTACCGCACGCACCAGAGTGGATCTCGAACTTTACACTTCGTTATACTAAAGAGCTTGCCGATGGTAACTTCTTCGCTAGCGGTGATATTTCTTACCGTAGTAAAATCAATATGTTCCTTTATGAATCAGTAGAATTTGAAGGTAAAGAACTTGTTGAAACAGGCCTTCGTACTGGTTACACATGGTCTGAAGGCGACTACGAATATGAAGTTGCTGCCTTTGTTCGTAACTTATTTGACGAGCAGCAAGTAATTGGCGCAGTCGATTTTAATAACAATACAGGTATTGTTAATGAAGAACGCTATGTTGGTGCTGAATTTAAAGTTAACTTTTTCTAA
- a CDS encoding mechanosensitive ion channel family protein, with protein sequence MTLEYINQILAFVVFSYSDVHITVAKIIKVPLILFAIWFIVTRIGKLIKKTLLAKKLSLDAVHLFTRIYFIISIAILVFTSLEVLSIPVTAFAFVSGAIAIGVGFGAQNIINNFISGWILMWERPIRIGDFLEVGNAKGVVETINTRSTRIRRNDGVHMLIPNSQLLENTVTNWTLIDGNARSAVSVGVAYGSDVLLVKKLIQQVLDDHEAILGDPKSTVLFDDFADSSLVFNAIFWVCAESETMLRKVRSDIRFSIYAVFEEHDVVIAFPQRDIHIDGEIAFKRS encoded by the coding sequence ATGACGTTAGAATACATAAACCAAATTCTTGCCTTTGTTGTATTTAGTTACAGCGATGTACACATTACCGTAGCCAAGATAATTAAAGTGCCTTTAATACTCTTTGCTATTTGGTTTATTGTTACGCGTATTGGTAAGTTAATAAAAAAAACCTTATTGGCAAAAAAATTAAGTCTAGACGCAGTGCATTTATTTACACGTATCTACTTTATTATCAGTATCGCTATTTTGGTTTTTACATCCTTAGAAGTGCTTAGCATTCCTGTTACTGCATTTGCATTTGTATCGGGTGCTATTGCTATTGGTGTTGGTTTTGGTGCGCAAAATATTATCAACAACTTTATAAGTGGTTGGATACTTATGTGGGAGCGGCCAATTCGTATTGGTGACTTTTTAGAAGTCGGTAATGCAAAAGGAGTCGTAGAGACAATAAATACGCGCTCAACACGTATTCGCCGAAACGACGGTGTGCATATGCTTATTCCCAATAGTCAGCTATTAGAAAACACAGTGACTAACTGGACATTAATTGATGGTAATGCACGTTCAGCCGTAAGTGTGGGGGTTGCTTATGGATCAGATGTGTTGCTGGTTAAAAAATTAATTCAGCAAGTGCTCGATGATCACGAAGCTATATTAGGTGATCCAAAGTCGACGGTATTATTTGATGACTTTGCCGATAGCTCACTGGTGTTTAATGCTATTTTTTGGGTGTGTGCAGAGTCTGAAACTATGCTCAGAAAAGTACGCAGTGATATTCGCTTTAGTATTTATGCCGTATTTGAAGAGCATGATGTTGTCATCGCTTTTCCTCAAAGAGATATTCATATAGACGGTGAGATTGCATTTAAGCGGAGCTAA
- a CDS encoding M3 family metallopeptidase, producing MRKTLIATTIASTLLLSACSSDETKNTAKEDTAQVQDINANNVLFKPSPLQYMAPEFNKFGTKDYEAAFDAGIAQHTAQIQAIANNSAPVTFENTLVEMELSGELLNRVSAAFYNLSGLISDDEYQRIDEKMAPVLSAHSDDIYLNSALFKRVQTIYDNQDKLNAEDQRLVDFYYKQFVKAGAKLNDAEKAKMREINSELAQLSTAFSQNILKSYKEDVIVVTDKSKLAGLSEGEIAGLAASAKKAGKDGYMITLVNTTQQPILSSLENRDLREQVFKASANRAAKTNGPIIIKETNLRAQKAELLGYKDWASYVMTSRMAQTTDNVYGILDDLAPKAVEKAKIEAAAIQKVINDSGESFELKPWDWTFYAEKVRAEKYNLDPALVKPYFEMQSVIHDGLFFAMNKLYGITFKERKDLPVYHEDVTVYEVFNADNSAIGLFYLDPYAREGKRGGAWMSAYVSESGLKGTKPVIYNAQNIPKPAAGEPTLMTFDEVSTMFHEFGHAAHGLFSDVKYPSLAGTATARDFVEFPSQANEDWMIEPTVLANYAKHYKTGEPIPKALLDKVLESQKFNQGYGTTEYLAAALLDMEWHSFGSDEKVTDVQTFEQDALEKHGIAYYPVPPRYKSNFFSHTFAGGYSAGYYAYLWTEVFAADAFAHMENNGGLTRKNGDKFRKEILSKGNSRDLMQSYIEFRGQKPTTDALLKRRGLVE from the coding sequence ATGCGTAAGACACTGATCGCCACTACTATTGCTAGTACCCTATTACTATCTGCCTGTTCATCAGATGAAACAAAAAACACGGCAAAAGAAGACACTGCACAAGTGCAAGACATTAACGCAAACAATGTTTTATTTAAACCAAGCCCATTACAGTACATGGCCCCTGAGTTTAATAAGTTTGGCACTAAAGATTACGAAGCTGCATTCGATGCAGGCATTGCACAACACACAGCGCAAATTCAAGCTATCGCTAATAACTCAGCTCCAGTAACATTTGAAAACACATTAGTTGAAATGGAGCTGTCAGGCGAGTTATTGAATCGTGTATCAGCCGCATTTTATAACTTATCTGGCTTGATCTCAGATGATGAGTACCAACGCATTGATGAAAAAATGGCGCCTGTATTATCGGCTCACTCAGATGATATTTATTTAAATAGTGCATTATTTAAACGCGTACAAACAATTTACGACAACCAAGATAAATTGAACGCAGAAGATCAACGCTTAGTTGATTTTTACTACAAGCAGTTTGTAAAAGCAGGTGCTAAATTAAACGATGCTGAAAAAGCTAAAATGCGTGAAATAAACTCAGAGCTAGCTCAGCTATCGACTGCGTTTTCACAGAACATTTTAAAATCGTACAAAGAAGACGTTATTGTCGTTACTGATAAGAGCAAATTAGCGGGTCTTTCTGAAGGTGAAATTGCCGGTCTTGCAGCTTCTGCTAAAAAAGCGGGCAAAGACGGCTACATGATCACGCTAGTAAATACAACGCAACAGCCAATTTTAAGCAGCCTTGAAAACCGCGATTTACGTGAGCAAGTTTTTAAAGCTTCTGCAAACCGTGCTGCAAAAACTAACGGCCCTATCATTATCAAAGAAACCAACCTACGCGCTCAAAAAGCTGAGCTTTTAGGCTATAAAGATTGGGCTTCTTATGTAATGACATCACGTATGGCGCAAACCACTGATAACGTATATGGCATTTTAGATGATCTTGCACCGAAAGCAGTTGAAAAAGCGAAAATAGAAGCTGCCGCCATTCAAAAAGTAATTAACGATTCTGGCGAAAGCTTTGAGCTTAAACCATGGGATTGGACTTTTTATGCTGAAAAAGTACGAGCAGAAAAGTACAACTTAGACCCAGCCCTTGTTAAACCATACTTTGAAATGCAGTCGGTAATTCACGACGGTTTATTCTTCGCAATGAATAAACTTTACGGCATTACATTTAAAGAGCGTAAAGACCTGCCTGTTTATCATGAAGACGTAACTGTGTATGAAGTATTTAACGCTGATAACAGTGCCATTGGCTTATTTTACTTAGACCCTTACGCACGTGAAGGTAAACGTGGCGGTGCATGGATGAGTGCATACGTAAGCGAAAGTGGCTTAAAAGGCACTAAACCGGTTATTTATAATGCGCAAAACATTCCAAAACCTGCTGCAGGCGAACCTACGCTAATGACGTTTGACGAAGTGTCTACTATGTTCCATGAATTTGGTCATGCTGCACACGGTTTATTCTCAGATGTTAAATACCCAAGCTTAGCGGGTACTGCAACGGCGCGTGACTTTGTTGAATTTCCGTCGCAAGCAAACGAAGATTGGATGATTGAACCAACGGTACTTGCTAACTACGCTAAGCATTACAAAACGGGTGAACCAATTCCAAAAGCGTTACTTGATAAAGTGCTTGAATCGCAAAAATTCAACCAAGGTTACGGTACTACTGAGTATTTAGCTGCTGCATTGCTTGATATGGAATGGCATTCATTTGGTTCTGATGAAAAAGTAACTGACGTTCAAACCTTTGAGCAAGATGCATTAGAAAAACACGGTATTGCTTACTACCCTGTACCACCGCGTTATAAGTCAAACTTCTTTAGCCATACATTCGCAGGCGGTTATTCAGCTGGTTACTATGCGTATCTTTGGACTGAAGTATTTGCAGCAGATGCTTTTGCACATATGGAAAATAACGGCGGCTTAACACGTAAAAATGGTGATAAGTTCCGTAAAGAAATCCTATCAAAAGGTAATAGCCGCGACTTAATGCAAAGCTATATTGAGTTTAGAGGTCAAAAACCAACAACCGACGCACTACTTAAGCGCCGTGGTTTAGTTGAATAA
- a CDS encoding carboxylate/amino acid/amine transporter: MRYLFAVTLLWAFSFSLIGVYLAGQVDAWFSVLIRIALATLIFLPFLKFKQTPRPQALKLMLIGAIQLGVMYSFYYHSFLFLSVPEVLLFTVMTPLYITLLNDALNKHFNPRFFIVALIAVIGAITIRYENLNSNFIIGLLLVQGANISFAVGQVTYKRLMQNKQLDDKTVFGWFFIGALIVASVCYALFGNANKLPSTSTQWGILVYLGVVASGLGYFMWNKGATLVNVGALAVMNNLLIPAGIIVNVLIWNRDADILRLSIGAAIMLGALLVNQIFRAC; the protein is encoded by the coding sequence ATGCGGTACTTATTTGCAGTAACTTTACTTTGGGCATTTTCGTTTAGTTTAATTGGCGTGTATTTAGCAGGTCAGGTTGATGCATGGTTTAGCGTATTAATACGCATCGCACTGGCAACATTAATCTTTTTGCCTTTTTTAAAGTTTAAGCAAACTCCTAGGCCGCAAGCGTTAAAGCTCATGCTGATTGGCGCCATACAACTTGGTGTTATGTATAGCTTTTACTATCACTCCTTTTTATTTTTAAGCGTTCCCGAAGTACTGCTATTTACAGTAATGACTCCTTTGTACATTACTCTGCTAAATGATGCATTAAACAAACATTTTAACCCGCGCTTTTTTATAGTCGCACTTATTGCTGTAATCGGTGCAATTACCATTCGTTACGAAAATCTAAATAGCAATTTCATAATCGGCTTATTATTAGTTCAAGGTGCGAATATAAGTTTTGCTGTAGGCCAAGTAACCTACAAACGCTTAATGCAAAACAAACAGCTTGACGATAAAACTGTATTTGGCTGGTTTTTTATCGGCGCATTAATTGTCGCCAGTGTGTGTTATGCCTTATTTGGCAACGCAAATAAGCTGCCAAGCACATCAACACAATGGGGCATACTTGTTTATTTAGGCGTTGTAGCATCTGGCCTTGGTTACTTTATGTGGAATAAAGGCGCAACGCTTGTCAATGTGGGTGCACTGGCTGTTATGAATAATTTACTCATTCCGGCTGGTATTATAGTTAATGTGCTTATTTGGAACCGAGACGCTGATATCCTCCGGCTAAGCATTGGAGCAGCTATAATGTTAGGCGCATTATTAGTGAATCAAATTTTTAGGGCCTGTTGA
- a CDS encoding glycerophosphodiester phosphodiesterase family protein translates to MKCITLLASCLFLSTLAGCNNNEKIIEKQVTVTNDQVEEVANKGKIQLGTRPDYLINDMAPSALKTKLASCNEGPFYRTDFSIGHRGAPMQYPEHTKEAYVAAARMGAGIIECDVTFTNDKELVCRHSQCDLHTTTNILAIPELAAKCSVPFTPADPANSIAASAKCCTSDISLAEFLTLEGKMDGANTSATTVADYMDGTPSWRTDLYATSGTLLTHKQSITLFKELGVKMTPELKSPQVSMPFDGMTQTQYAQKMIDEYTQMDVPANRVYPQSFNLADVKYWINSNPEFAAQSVYLDGRDSDAGFDPNNADTWQPSMEQLFADGVKIIAPPMWMLLTIDNDNNITPSQYAIDAKAAGLNIIAWSLERSGPLNEGGGYYYQSIADVINNDGDMMTVVDVLAQDVGVMGIFSDWPATVSYYASCTKMPVSI, encoded by the coding sequence ATGAAGTGCATTACCTTGCTTGCGAGTTGCCTGTTTTTGAGTACACTTGCTGGCTGCAATAACAATGAAAAAATAATAGAAAAACAAGTTACTGTTACCAATGATCAAGTTGAAGAAGTCGCTAATAAAGGAAAAATTCAACTCGGTACTCGCCCTGACTATTTAATTAATGATATGGCACCCAGTGCACTAAAAACAAAATTAGCATCATGTAATGAAGGGCCTTTTTATCGTACCGACTTTTCAATAGGTCATCGTGGTGCGCCAATGCAATACCCTGAACATACTAAGGAGGCGTACGTTGCCGCCGCTAGAATGGGCGCTGGCATTATTGAATGTGATGTCACATTTACAAACGATAAAGAGCTTGTGTGTCGCCATTCTCAATGCGACTTACACACCACAACTAATATTTTAGCCATTCCTGAACTAGCAGCTAAATGCAGTGTGCCATTTACACCAGCCGACCCTGCTAATAGTATTGCCGCTTCTGCTAAATGTTGTACCAGCGACATAAGCTTAGCGGAGTTTTTAACCCTTGAAGGTAAAATGGATGGCGCTAATACCAGTGCGACAACGGTTGCCGATTACATGGATGGCACGCCAAGTTGGCGCACCGACTTATACGCCACCAGCGGTACACTATTAACTCATAAGCAAAGTATTACGCTATTTAAAGAGTTGGGTGTAAAAATGACCCCAGAGCTTAAATCGCCACAAGTTAGCATGCCTTTTGATGGGATGACGCAAACACAGTACGCGCAAAAAATGATCGATGAATATACACAAATGGATGTCCCTGCTAATCGTGTTTATCCGCAATCATTTAATCTAGCCGATGTGAAATATTGGATTAATTCAAACCCTGAATTTGCGGCGCAAAGTGTTTACTTAGATGGTCGTGATAGCGATGCTGGTTTCGACCCAAATAATGCAGATACATGGCAGCCAAGCATGGAACAACTTTTTGCTGATGGCGTTAAAATTATAGCGCCGCCTATGTGGATGCTTTTAACAATTGATAACGATAACAACATTACACCTTCGCAATACGCAATTGACGCTAAAGCGGCGGGGCTTAATATTATTGCATGGAGCCTTGAGCGCTCAGGCCCACTAAATGAAGGTGGCGGTTATTACTATCAGTCAATTGCTGACGTTATAAATAACGATGGCGACATGATGACCGTTGTTGATGTACTGGCACAAGATGTAGGCGTAATGGGAATATTCTCAGACTGGCCCGCAACAGTAAGCTACTACGCAAGCTGCACTAAAATGCCTGTTAGTATTTAA
- a CDS encoding dienelactone hydrolase family protein, whose translation MIVQHHTADLPTPTGLMRTTVYRPQTQGQFPALIFYSEIFQQTAPIARSAAILASHGFVVLVPEVFHELNPIGTVLAYDDAGKDKGNADKWAKPLEHHDSDTQTLIDFIRLQSYCTGTVGTMGVCIGGHLAYRAALNPEIKAAFCLYATDIHSDILPAQPGNNSLERMADIQGEIHFIWGKQDPHVPQEGRTKIYQQCVTTAINYQWQEVNAQHAFMRDEGERYDAALAINMYQQAVALFNRTL comes from the coding sequence ATGATTGTTCAACACCATACCGCAGACTTGCCAACGCCAACAGGCCTGATGCGCACCACTGTTTACCGTCCTCAGACGCAAGGACAGTTCCCTGCACTTATTTTTTATTCTGAAATTTTTCAACAAACGGCCCCTATTGCACGCAGCGCAGCTATTTTAGCAAGCCATGGCTTTGTAGTCTTAGTACCTGAAGTGTTTCATGAGTTAAATCCTATAGGTACAGTGCTCGCTTACGATGATGCAGGTAAGGATAAAGGCAACGCTGATAAATGGGCAAAGCCACTTGAGCATCACGATAGCGACACACAAACCCTAATCGACTTTATTAGATTACAAAGCTATTGCACAGGAACCGTCGGCACTATGGGCGTATGTATTGGCGGACATTTAGCTTATAGAGCGGCGCTAAATCCTGAAATTAAAGCGGCATTTTGTTTATACGCAACCGATATTCACAGCGATATATTACCTGCACAGCCTGGAAATAACTCATTAGAGCGTATGGCTGATATACAAGGTGAAATTCACTTTATATGGGGTAAACAAGACCCACATGTACCGCAAGAAGGTCGTACAAAAATTTATCAGCAATGTGTAACTACAGCTATTAATTACCAATGGCAAGAAGTTAATGCGCAACATGCCTTTATGCGTGATGAAGGCGAGCGATACGACGCTGCCCTTGCAATTAATATGTATCAACAAGCGGTGGCATTATTTAACCGTACTTTATAA
- a CDS encoding LysR family transcriptional regulator: MKVSFEQLKSMVVFAQIVEQGSLTAAAKQLGLTRAVASYHLKKLETQLEVTLLNRSTRTMALTEAGIAYYERCRIITEQANAANQQIENIKSEPQGLLKISCPVNVGMQLIVPAINTFKRQYPKIQIDLQLTDDVIDIIKNGFDFAIRGVALSDSNLQATKLTTMSTCICGAPDYFAHFGKPKTPLELAEHQWVVYQLGSKTLTLQKDGKKHDIIMQGGLSTNNAAARTAFVEAGHGIGRIPLYDAWPKVQAGLLEIVLDDYKSKDIELYGVFPPGAAGSKKLRLFIDYLKAYFVKQHTALGMLKSV; encoded by the coding sequence ATGAAAGTCTCGTTTGAGCAATTAAAAAGCATGGTTGTATTTGCGCAAATTGTAGAGCAGGGCAGCTTAACCGCTGCTGCAAAGCAATTAGGGCTTACGCGAGCCGTGGCAAGTTATCACTTAAAAAAACTTGAAACCCAGCTTGAGGTTACTTTATTAAATCGCTCAACTCGTACTATGGCGCTTACTGAGGCGGGTATTGCTTATTATGAGCGCTGTAGAATCATTACCGAACAGGCTAACGCAGCTAATCAGCAAATAGAGAATATAAAAAGTGAACCACAAGGTTTGCTTAAAATTAGCTGCCCTGTAAATGTAGGAATGCAGCTAATTGTGCCGGCAATAAATACCTTTAAGCGCCAATACCCTAAAATTCAAATAGATTTACAACTTACCGACGACGTTATTGATATTATTAAAAATGGCTTTGATTTTGCTATTAGAGGGGTGGCGCTGAGTGACTCTAATTTACAAGCAACTAAGCTGACGACAATGAGCACATGCATTTGTGGTGCGCCAGATTATTTTGCTCATTTTGGTAAACCTAAAACGCCTTTAGAATTGGCAGAGCATCAATGGGTGGTTTATCAATTGGGTAGTAAAACATTAACACTTCAAAAAGATGGAAAAAAACACGACATCATAATGCAAGGTGGTTTAAGTACTAATAACGCCGCTGCGCGTACCGCTTTTGTCGAAGCCGGGCATGGCATTGGCCGTATACCGCTTTATGATGCCTGGCCAAAAGTACAAGCAGGGTTGCTTGAAATTGTATTAGATGATTATAAAAGCAAAGATATTGAACTGTACGGGGTATTTCCGCCAGGAGCAGCGGGCTCTAAAAAGCTACGGTTATTTATTGATTACTTAAAAGCCTATTTTGTAAAACAGCATACCGCTTTAGGTATGCTGAAAAGCGTTTAA
- a CDS encoding type 1 glutamine amidotransferase domain-containing protein, giving the protein MSKKILMVLTSHAELGNTGEKTGFWVEEFAAPYYAFIDAGVEVTLASPAGGQPPIDPTSTLADFQTDATKRYDADSAAQTLMANTKVLSEVNSSDFDAVFYPGGHGPLWDLVDNTDSISLIESFIKEQKPVAAVCHASAAFLNVKDIDGNALVAGKKVTGFTNSEEAAVQLTDIVPFLVEDELIKKGGDYQKTEDWGVLALEDGLVITGQNPASSELAAKKLLTKLG; this is encoded by the coding sequence ATGTCTAAAAAAATACTTATGGTTCTTACATCTCACGCAGAGCTTGGTAACACTGGCGAAAAAACTGGTTTTTGGGTAGAAGAATTTGCAGCCCCGTACTACGCATTCATTGATGCAGGTGTTGAAGTAACCTTAGCGTCTCCAGCTGGTGGCCAACCACCCATTGATCCGACAAGTACGCTTGCTGATTTCCAAACAGATGCAACTAAACGTTACGACGCAGATAGCGCAGCACAAACATTAATGGCAAACACTAAAGTGTTGAGTGAAGTAAATTCAAGCGACTTTGATGCCGTATTTTACCCAGGTGGCCACGGCCCATTATGGGATTTGGTTGATAACACTGATTCAATTTCACTTATCGAAAGCTTTATAAAAGAGCAAAAACCAGTGGCTGCGGTATGCCATGCAAGTGCGGCATTTTTAAATGTTAAAGATATTGATGGTAATGCATTAGTTGCGGGTAAAAAAGTAACTGGTTTTACTAACTCTGAAGAAGCAGCAGTGCAGCTTACCGACATAGTGCCATTTTTAGTTGAAGACGAGCTAATTAAAAAAGGTGGCGATTACCAAAAAACTGAAGACTGGGGCGTACTTGCACTAGAAGATGGTTTAGTAATCACAGGCCAAAATCCTGCAAGTTCTGAACTCGCCGCTAAAAAGCTACTAACCAAACTTGGTTAA
- a CDS encoding rhomboid family intramembrane serine protease → MQTKPTTLSLLTSTRFAIFSVVTICFVLQVINSLPGINLNGLGIYPRSIQGLIGILCAPFLHGSWWHFASNMVPFVVLSWLICQYSVKRFYNVFIFTACVGGLLVWIFGRSNIHVGLSGVIYGLWGFILCYGVIRRSLKSIIIAVVVAVLYSGFIWGVLPQRFHVSFESHLFGALSGILLGFKLAKADKFKDR, encoded by the coding sequence ATGCAAACCAAGCCAACCACCCTGTCGTTGCTAACCAGTACGCGTTTCGCAATTTTTAGCGTCGTTACTATTTGCTTTGTATTACAAGTGATCAATAGTCTACCCGGAATTAACTTAAATGGGCTAGGTATATATCCACGCAGTATCCAAGGTTTAATTGGCATACTGTGCGCCCCCTTTTTACATGGTAGCTGGTGGCACTTCGCTAGCAACATGGTCCCATTTGTAGTGTTAAGTTGGCTAATTTGCCAATACAGCGTTAAGCGTTTTTACAATGTATTTATTTTTACAGCGTGTGTAGGCGGGTTGTTAGTGTGGATATTTGGCCGCAGTAATATTCATGTCGGTTTAAGCGGCGTTATATATGGCCTGTGGGGCTTTATACTTTGCTACGGAGTTATCAGGCGCTCACTAAAATCAATCATTATTGCCGTTGTAGTTGCCGTACTTTATAGCGGTTTTATATGGGGCGTTTTACCACAACGTTTTCATGTATCGTTCGAAAGTCATTTATTTGGAGCGTTAAGCGGAATCCTTTTAGGTTTTAAATTAGCAAAAGCCGATAAATTTAAAGATCGATAA